A genomic stretch from Effusibacillus pohliae DSM 22757 includes:
- a CDS encoding MFS transporter produces the protein MVGLYRLIGWRNFAIILTADTLSNSGLWFGILANLQFLQMTVPSDFVRSLILVAGPVLGILISPKAGVVIDRHAKKRVLMVSSLLQLASAVMMMTAMYLQSVPLMVAGLLIANVGNSLYIPTLQSVIPMVVRKEHLVRANAAYSNLVTMTRIGATAVAGLLLTVLPLYGMYIAVFLFYCVMTAFRYLLRFEEQPANSFNQAKQKISFFEVFPLLRATPPLLFVIAAGTLVFLFLGGFNLLILKFSETQNDPALKGWLYTIEGIFVLIGGFAVRKWFSGGDLLRRSVFLLAGVAASIFLMHFADQQWEVMAGFGLFGLMLGAWSPMQAVIPQLLVPEDIRGRYFALQAMWNRTMFQLALLLTGAMLDLIGLAHYLLVLSIVIFAGFLVMLVSITQQKLRVESPRQNVAV, from the coding sequence ATGGTTGGGTTGTACAGGTTGATTGGATGGCGGAATTTTGCCATCATTCTGACGGCAGACACGTTGTCAAATTCCGGATTGTGGTTCGGAATCCTGGCCAACCTGCAGTTCTTGCAGATGACAGTTCCGTCCGATTTTGTCCGCTCGTTGATCTTGGTCGCCGGTCCGGTGCTGGGGATTCTGATCAGCCCGAAGGCGGGGGTGGTCATCGACCGGCATGCGAAGAAACGGGTGCTGATGGTCAGTAGTTTGCTGCAGCTCGCTTCCGCCGTGATGATGATGACTGCGATGTATTTACAGTCGGTGCCGTTGATGGTGGCCGGATTGTTGATCGCCAACGTGGGCAACTCGCTTTATATACCGACCCTGCAGAGCGTAATTCCGATGGTGGTACGAAAGGAACACCTGGTGCGGGCGAATGCGGCGTATTCCAACCTGGTGACGATGACGAGGATTGGTGCGACAGCGGTGGCCGGTCTGCTGTTAACCGTATTGCCGTTATATGGAATGTATATCGCCGTATTTCTATTTTACTGTGTGATGACGGCGTTTCGTTATTTGCTGCGTTTTGAGGAGCAACCTGCCAATTCCTTCAACCAGGCGAAGCAGAAAATTTCGTTTTTCGAGGTGTTCCCGTTGCTGCGGGCCACCCCGCCGCTGCTGTTTGTGATCGCCGCAGGCACGTTGGTATTTTTGTTCCTGGGAGGATTTAATCTGCTGATTTTGAAATTCAGCGAAACACAGAATGACCCGGCGCTGAAAGGCTGGCTGTACACGATCGAGGGGATTTTTGTCCTGATCGGCGGGTTTGCCGTTCGCAAATGGTTCTCCGGCGGCGATTTGCTGCGGCGCAGCGTGTTTTTGCTGGCGGGAGTGGCGGCGAGCATCTTTTTGATGCATTTTGCCGATCAGCAATGGGAAGTGATGGCCGGGTTCGGGCTGTTCGGCCTGATGCTGGGCGCGTGGTCGCCGATGCAAGCGGTGATTCCGCAATTGCTCGTGCCGGAAGACATACGAGGCCGCTATTTTGCTTTGCAGGCGATGTGGAACCGGACCATGTTTCAACTGGCGCTGCTGCTGACGGGAGCGATGCTGGATCTGATCGGGCTCGCGCACTATTTGCTGGTGCTGTCGATAGTGATTTTTGCCGGTTTTCTGGTGATGCTGGTGTCCATCACGCAACAGAAGCTGCGGGTGGAGAGCCCTCGGCAAAACGTGGCGGTGTGA
- a CDS encoding coiled-coil domain-containing protein, with translation MDETKKLLTAILERLEIQGAEIKGLHGEVSGLRTEVNELRTEVNELRTEVNELRTEVNELRTEVNELRTELREFKQEVAQRFDQLEEKIDYVTEKVREHDRDIFSLKRKSKA, from the coding sequence ATGGATGAAACGAAAAAGTTGCTGACGGCCATTTTGGAACGTTTGGAAATCCAGGGCGCCGAAATCAAAGGGCTGCACGGAGAAGTGAGCGGGCTGCGGACCGAAGTAAACGAGCTTCGTACTGAAGTAAACGAGCTTCGTACTGAAGTAAACGAGCTTCGTACTGAAGTAAACGAGCTTCGTACTGAAGTAAACGAGCTTCGCACCGAGTTGAGGGAATTCAAACAGGAGGTTGCACAGCGATTTGATCAACTGGAAGAAAAGATCGATTATGTGACGGAAAAGGTGAGGGAGCATGACCGAGATATTTTCAGTTTAAAACGGAAATCGAAAGCTTGA
- a CDS encoding alpha/beta hydrolase, protein MSWFWKWRNKPAVSNPERLLNYIVNTEADGQLSQSGIFQSSDAQLKRMIRHIVEFFKEQPGPRRLMFYCHGGLVTEAEAGAAIESRYQTFLGNRIYPVFFIWQSSFLEVLEDHLRETVHERVYEMSGVDTAVDEVIEEAAKLFPEPWNAMKHRAEQVFASQGGGWRFLLLLAKALQKERLQAEVHLVGHSAGSILLYTLLKQLLDGKAEVYPYLKIITCSLYAPTCTVDQFENAFARAIDRLLLKRFFLYTLSDELERTDPSVPFYSKSILYLISRGLEAQQGDKPIFGMEIYARTNPSLQSILAKGKGAWVLADRESRPVYFPAPSGLLELVSRAREHGDFSTDPATLNSTLCTILNCNQLLAEFQ, encoded by the coding sequence ATGAGTTGGTTTTGGAAGTGGAGAAACAAACCAGCCGTATCGAATCCTGAACGTTTGTTGAACTACATAGTCAATACGGAAGCGGACGGGCAGCTTTCCCAGAGCGGCATTTTTCAAAGTTCGGACGCCCAACTGAAGCGAATGATCCGGCATATCGTCGAATTTTTCAAGGAACAACCGGGTCCCCGCCGGCTGATGTTTTATTGCCACGGGGGGCTGGTTACGGAAGCGGAGGCGGGAGCGGCGATTGAGAGCCGTTACCAGACGTTTCTGGGAAACCGTATCTATCCGGTGTTTTTTATCTGGCAGTCCTCTTTTTTGGAGGTGCTGGAAGATCATTTGCGGGAAACGGTGCATGAGCGTGTCTATGAAATGTCGGGCGTTGACACGGCGGTGGATGAAGTGATCGAGGAAGCGGCGAAGCTGTTTCCGGAACCGTGGAACGCGATGAAACACCGGGCGGAACAGGTGTTTGCCAGCCAAGGCGGCGGCTGGCGGTTTTTGCTGTTGCTGGCAAAAGCGCTGCAGAAAGAGCGGCTGCAGGCGGAAGTGCATCTGGTTGGCCACAGCGCCGGATCGATCTTGCTGTACACTTTGTTGAAGCAACTGTTAGACGGGAAAGCGGAAGTGTATCCGTATCTGAAAATCATTACCTGTAGTTTGTATGCGCCCACCTGCACAGTCGATCAGTTTGAAAATGCGTTTGCCCGTGCGATCGATCGGCTGCTCCTGAAGCGATTTTTCCTTTACACGTTGAGTGACGAACTGGAACGGACCGATCCGTCGGTGCCTTTTTACAGCAAATCGATCCTGTACCTGATCAGCCGGGGGTTGGAGGCACAGCAGGGAGACAAGCCGATTTTCGGGATGGAGATATATGCAAGGACGAACCCATCGCTGCAAAGCATTCTTGCGAAGGGGAAAGGAGCATGGGTGCTGGCCGATCGGGAAAGCCGGCCGGTGTATTTTCCGGCGCCGTCCGGTCTGCTCGAGCTTGTCAGCCGCGCCAGGGAGCACGGCGATTTCAGCACCGATCCTGCAACGTTGAATTCGACGCTGTGCACCATCCTGAACTGCAATCAACTGCTGGCGGAATTTCAATAA
- a CDS encoding bifunctional ADP-dependent NAD(P)H-hydrate dehydratase/NAD(P)H-hydrate epimerase, with protein sequence MYVVTSGEMRALDRYAIEAVGIPSLVLMENAGREVARQVHDYFYGEKKAWLLLAGKGNNGGDAIVAARHLAEWGHRVQIVYAEPPERLAGDAAIQRTIAEKMGIASCVFKPDAIDWRGFDGVVDGLLGTGAKGAPREPYAALIREANASGLPIFAIDIPSGLDADTGAVYDPCIRAVRTITLAFLKRGLVQYPGKTAAGDVTVAAIGIPESLADRHGVQTFLLNDRTLRQRLAVDPSLPREADTHKGTYGHVLIAAGSRRMSGAGILCAKAALRAGCGLVTWAVPDRLVDPLLGHVPEVMLVGVPDEGRGDWTATSPQDLLALASGKDAVAIGPGLDRFVGGERWMQVLWEGVACPLVLDADALNMIAGVLEKWPRRQAPTVMTPHPGEMARLVNGSVWEVQADRIGVARRFAMRHGVALVLKGAQTVVATPEGAAYINTTGNPGMATGGTGDVLTGIITGLLAQGLDAEQAACLGVYLHGRAGDEAAARFGMHGMLAGDMIDIPFK encoded by the coding sequence ATGTATGTCGTAACATCCGGGGAAATGCGGGCGTTGGACCGGTATGCGATCGAGGCGGTCGGCATCCCGTCGCTGGTATTGATGGAAAATGCGGGGCGGGAAGTGGCTCGCCAGGTGCATGATTATTTTTACGGAGAAAAAAAGGCATGGCTGCTGCTCGCTGGAAAAGGAAACAATGGGGGCGATGCGATCGTGGCCGCCCGGCACTTGGCCGAGTGGGGGCACCGTGTGCAGATCGTTTACGCGGAACCGCCGGAACGGCTCGCGGGCGACGCGGCGATTCAGCGGACGATTGCGGAAAAGATGGGGATTGCGTCGTGTGTTTTCAAACCCGATGCGATCGACTGGCGGGGATTCGACGGAGTGGTAGACGGATTGCTGGGAACGGGTGCCAAGGGTGCGCCGCGCGAACCGTATGCCGCTTTGATTCGGGAAGCGAACGCCAGCGGCTTGCCGATTTTTGCGATTGATATTCCGAGCGGGCTCGATGCCGATACGGGTGCGGTGTACGATCCGTGCATCCGAGCGGTTCGGACGATCACACTGGCGTTTCTCAAACGCGGGCTTGTTCAATATCCGGGAAAAACGGCGGCAGGGGATGTAACGGTTGCGGCGATTGGGATTCCTGAATCATTGGCGGACAGGCACGGGGTGCAAACCTTTTTGCTGAATGACCGGACCTTGCGGCAGCGGCTGGCGGTAGATCCATCGCTTCCGCGGGAAGCAGACACGCATAAAGGGACGTACGGTCATGTGCTGATCGCCGCCGGATCGCGCCGCATGAGCGGGGCGGGAATCCTGTGCGCGAAAGCGGCGCTGCGGGCCGGGTGCGGACTGGTCACATGGGCGGTGCCTGACAGGCTGGTCGACCCGCTGCTCGGACATGTACCGGAAGTGATGCTGGTCGGTGTGCCGGATGAGGGGCGCGGTGACTGGACAGCTACATCACCGCAGGATCTGTTGGCGTTGGCAAGCGGCAAAGATGCGGTCGCGATCGGGCCGGGACTGGACCGGTTCGTGGGCGGCGAGCGGTGGATGCAGGTCTTATGGGAAGGCGTCGCATGTCCGCTCGTGCTCGATGCGGACGCATTAAACATGATCGCCGGCGTATTGGAAAAATGGCCCCGCCGGCAAGCGCCGACCGTGATGACACCGCATCCCGGAGAAATGGCCCGGCTGGTAAACGGATCGGTGTGGGAAGTGCAAGCGGACCGAATCGGGGTGGCCCGCCGGTTTGCCATGCGGCACGGTGTCGCACTCGTGCTGAAAGGGGCGCAAACGGTAGTAGCCACTCCCGAGGGAGCGGCTTACATCAACACAACCGGCAATCCCGGCATGGCTACCGGCGGAACGGGAGACGTTCTGACCGGAATCATCACCGGCTTGCTGGCACAAGGATTGGATGCGGAGCAGGCCGCCTGCCTGGGCGTGTACCTGCACGGACGGGCAGGCGACGAGGCGGCCGCACGATTTGGCATGCATGGCATGTTGGCGGGAGACATGATAGATATCCCATTCAAGTGA
- a CDS encoding DGQHR domain-containing protein, producing the protein MITIERVIRSEQKGRIIYQGNLMSQHADALSTIPLYNHPDGTGYQRPFDSARALSYAKYLEQDDACLTPIILNADGKWTFEPYDPNFPDFGRLTCQGPARVIDGQHRLGGIDKYHRQLLNEEPLPVPFLAFHVLYPEEEVSIFDTINTNQVGLTKSLLVYLKRDKEEYARIAIDLAERTDSPFYNLVVVVTKKTTERPFTLDHLKRACELMIQGSPLEELGLEQKRLAVMVYFREISRVFEEAWNSKTAFKLRSVMGLMSCATVGRNILEAAWQPDKGWIDEGEVKRLVWKMHSFDWSRTGQIRYASGIPGQRYVSQVLNYMVFGVPVKASKPVPTPKFKMEEQVG; encoded by the coding sequence ATGATAACGATTGAACGAGTGATCCGTTCGGAACAAAAAGGACGAATTATCTATCAAGGCAATCTGATGTCGCAGCATGCAGATGCCCTGTCGACCATCCCGCTGTACAACCATCCGGACGGAACAGGCTACCAACGTCCTTTCGACAGCGCCCGCGCCTTGTCGTATGCAAAGTATCTGGAGCAGGACGATGCCTGCCTGACGCCCATCATCCTGAACGCCGACGGAAAATGGACGTTTGAGCCATACGACCCGAATTTTCCCGATTTCGGCCGGCTGACCTGCCAGGGGCCAGCCCGTGTGATCGACGGTCAACACCGGCTGGGCGGGATCGACAAATACCACCGGCAGTTGCTGAACGAAGAACCGCTGCCTGTGCCGTTTCTCGCTTTTCATGTGCTGTATCCGGAAGAGGAAGTGTCGATTTTTGATACGATCAACACCAACCAGGTTGGTCTGACAAAATCCCTTCTCGTCTACCTGAAACGGGACAAAGAGGAATATGCGCGAATTGCGATCGACCTGGCGGAGCGCACCGATTCGCCGTTCTATAATCTGGTTGTGGTGGTGACAAAGAAAACGACGGAGCGACCGTTTACGCTCGATCATCTGAAACGGGCCTGCGAACTGATGATCCAAGGCAGCCCGCTGGAAGAACTCGGTTTGGAGCAGAAACGGCTTGCCGTGATGGTTTACTTCCGGGAGATCAGCCGCGTGTTTGAAGAGGCGTGGAATTCGAAAACCGCCTTCAAGCTGCGCAGCGTGATGGGGTTGATGAGCTGCGCCACCGTCGGCCGCAACATTTTGGAAGCGGCTTGGCAGCCAGACAAAGGATGGATCGACGAAGGCGAAGTCAAACGGCTTGTTTGGAAAATGCACTCGTTTGACTGGTCCCGTACCGGCCAAATCCGTTACGCCTCCGGGATCCCCGGCCAGCGATACGTATCTCAAGTGCTCAACTACATGGTGTTTGGCGTTCCGGTCAAAGCGAGCAAACCGGTTCCCACTCCGAAATTCAAGATGGAGGAACAGGTCGGCTAA
- a CDS encoding 3D domain-containing protein, translating to MKKWASICMLGILLAVSLLLQPFAAVSLAKEQCDCENESLTVADSSQKPAGDLLASRSGVANSNDQFVTYSVKQGDTLYQLAQQFSTDIQTLIALNNVTDPRFLQVGQTLTIPKHLSQQEIPAVTGIDKILTVTLTAYTSGPESTGKYPGHPAYGITSTGKRATEGRTIAVDPRIIPYGSKVYIEGVGIRTAEDTGGAIKGNRIDVYMEDVGQAIRFGVKKNVRVYVLSSPNS from the coding sequence ATGAAAAAATGGGCTTCGATTTGCATGCTGGGAATTTTGTTGGCCGTCAGCTTGTTGCTGCAGCCGTTTGCCGCAGTAAGCCTGGCGAAGGAACAATGTGACTGCGAGAACGAATCATTGACAGTTGCCGATTCCAGCCAAAAGCCGGCAGGCGATCTGCTGGCATCCCGCTCCGGTGTGGCAAATTCCAATGACCAGTTTGTCACATATTCAGTGAAACAGGGTGATACACTGTATCAACTGGCGCAACAATTCAGCACCGATATCCAAACGCTGATCGCGCTGAACAACGTAACCGACCCTAGATTTTTGCAAGTCGGGCAAACGTTGACCATTCCGAAACATTTGTCACAACAGGAAATTCCAGCCGTTACCGGCATCGATAAAATCCTGACGGTCACCCTGACCGCCTACACGTCCGGTCCGGAATCGACAGGCAAATATCCGGGACATCCGGCATACGGGATCACATCCACCGGCAAGCGCGCCACGGAAGGCCGCACGATCGCCGTCGACCCGCGGATCATCCCCTACGGCAGCAAAGTGTATATCGAGGGGGTAGGCATTCGCACGGCCGAAGATACGGGCGGGGCCATTAAAGGCAATCGGATCGATGTGTATATGGAAGACGTGGGACAAGCCATCCGGTTTGGCGTCAAGAAAAACGTGCGGGTATACGTGTTGTCGTCACCGAATTCCTAG
- a CDS encoding NAD(P)H-dependent flavin oxidoreductase, whose protein sequence is MRNRVCQLLGIQYPILQGGLAYVGNGALAAAVSNGGGFGQVGTAGRTPDNFKEQVRIAAELTDKPFGANLPISEHSDNTPYIEAILEMKDKLTAVSLSAGNPKPLIPLFKEVGLKVMVMTASVKHSLKAEELGADLVICEGFEAGGHDSPLEMTLFALLPQVTRAVKIPVVAAGGIANGQGVAAAFALGAEGVQLGTRFVATKECEAHENYKNLLVQAEDHATVVLERSIGRTLRVLKSPFAEKILEFEKTNPTVEQLLPYIRGVNNRVAAIEGRVDEGWMNCGQAVGLIDSIESATDVVRNLAREAGEVIGSLQSVRTIFGK, encoded by the coding sequence ATGAGAAATCGAGTTTGTCAACTGTTGGGCATCCAATATCCAATCTTACAGGGCGGATTGGCGTATGTGGGAAACGGGGCGCTCGCCGCGGCCGTTTCCAACGGAGGCGGCTTTGGCCAGGTGGGAACCGCCGGACGCACGCCGGACAATTTTAAAGAGCAGGTGCGGATCGCCGCCGAATTGACTGACAAGCCGTTCGGGGCCAACCTGCCGATCAGCGAGCACTCGGACAACACCCCCTACATCGAAGCGATCCTCGAAATGAAAGACAAACTGACCGCCGTCAGCCTGTCGGCCGGGAACCCGAAACCGCTGATCCCACTGTTTAAAGAAGTGGGTTTGAAAGTCATGGTGATGACCGCATCTGTCAAACACTCGTTAAAAGCGGAGGAATTGGGCGCCGATCTGGTGATCTGCGAGGGATTCGAAGCGGGTGGACACGACAGCCCGTTGGAAATGACGTTGTTCGCGTTGCTGCCGCAAGTCACCCGGGCAGTCAAAATCCCCGTCGTCGCAGCAGGCGGCATCGCCAACGGCCAGGGGGTGGCCGCAGCTTTCGCCCTCGGCGCTGAAGGCGTGCAGTTGGGCACACGTTTTGTCGCCACCAAAGAATGTGAAGCGCACGAAAATTACAAAAATCTGTTGGTGCAAGCGGAGGATCACGCGACGGTGGTGCTGGAGCGAAGCATTGGCCGCACGCTGCGCGTGTTGAAATCACCGTTTGCCGAAAAAATCCTCGAATTCGAAAAAACGAATCCGACCGTCGAGCAGCTTCTTCCCTACATCCGCGGGGTCAACAATCGGGTGGCGGCGATCGAGGGCCGGGTTGACGAAGGCTGGATGAACTGCGGGCAGGCGGTCGGACTGATCGACTCGATCGAAAGTGCCACCGACGTGGTCCGCAATCTCGCCCGGGAAGCAGGCGAAGTAATCGGGTCGCTGCAAAGCGTCCGGACGATTTTTGGCAAATAA
- a CDS encoding OB-fold domain-containing protein, giving the protein MVGIVSYGAYIPYYRLDRKKIADAFGERAMGGEKAVANFDEDSVSIAVSAGLDCLQGIDASGIGALFFASTTVPYEEKQAASTIAAALDLKKSTRVADVTGSLRGSSAALLAAFDAVQAGGEPVLAAAADCRLGAPQGTNEQLFGDGGAALLIGRGDDVVARVLAVYSHTEEQIGVWRNRGDRFVQSWEERFVHTVYVQTVAASVRGVLAKSGLQPADFSKVVIAGPAPRAQLAAAASLGFQREQVQDLLLDTVGMTGTAHAPMMLAAVLEQASPGDRILYVSFGEGSDAIIFEVTEAIRRLPQRRGIRGHLPVKSDRLRYADYLKWRGILPTEPARRPETPRPSVTAMHRNYQQNLALYGSKCLECGTPQFPKQRVCVQCQAKDRMEDYRFYGRTAKVATYTIDHLAASPAPPTVVAVVDFAGGGRMICEVTDCDPAEMRIGMELEMTFRRLYEAGGIHNYFWKAKPKREGGAQ; this is encoded by the coding sequence ATGGTCGGGATTGTTTCGTATGGTGCGTATATTCCTTATTACCGGTTGGACCGGAAAAAGATTGCGGATGCGTTCGGGGAGCGGGCGATGGGTGGCGAGAAGGCGGTGGCCAATTTTGACGAGGACAGCGTGTCAATCGCTGTCAGCGCCGGATTGGACTGTTTGCAGGGGATCGATGCCAGTGGCATTGGCGCTCTGTTCTTTGCGTCAACGACCGTGCCTTATGAGGAAAAACAGGCGGCGAGCACGATCGCGGCCGCACTGGATCTGAAAAAGAGCACCCGGGTAGCCGATGTGACCGGCTCGTTGCGAGGATCTTCCGCCGCGCTGCTCGCGGCGTTCGATGCGGTACAGGCAGGCGGGGAACCGGTGCTGGCGGCGGCTGCCGATTGCCGGTTGGGCGCTCCGCAGGGAACGAATGAGCAGCTGTTTGGCGATGGCGGGGCCGCCTTGCTCATCGGCCGGGGGGACGACGTGGTCGCCCGCGTGCTTGCGGTGTACAGCCATACGGAGGAGCAGATCGGGGTCTGGCGCAATCGGGGAGACCGGTTTGTGCAGAGCTGGGAAGAGCGTTTTGTGCACACGGTGTACGTCCAGACGGTGGCCGCGAGCGTGCGCGGGGTGCTGGCGAAAAGCGGATTGCAGCCGGCCGATTTTTCCAAGGTGGTGATCGCGGGGCCTGCTCCCCGGGCGCAGTTGGCGGCGGCTGCAAGCCTTGGCTTCCAGCGGGAACAGGTGCAGGATCTGCTGCTGGATACGGTGGGGATGACCGGTACGGCGCATGCGCCGATGATGCTGGCGGCCGTTTTGGAACAGGCTAGTCCCGGCGACCGCATCCTGTATGTTAGCTTCGGGGAGGGCAGCGACGCGATCATCTTCGAGGTGACGGAGGCGATCCGGCGACTGCCGCAACGGCGGGGGATTCGCGGGCATCTGCCGGTGAAAAGCGACCGGCTGCGCTATGCGGACTACTTAAAGTGGAGAGGGATTCTTCCGACCGAGCCGGCTCGCCGGCCGGAAACGCCACGCCCATCCGTTACGGCGATGCACCGCAATTATCAGCAGAATCTTGCGTTGTACGGATCGAAATGTCTGGAATGCGGCACGCCGCAGTTTCCCAAACAGCGGGTGTGCGTGCAGTGCCAGGCGAAAGACCGGATGGAAGACTACCGATTCTACGGCAGGACGGCGAAAGTAGCCACGTACACGATCGACCACCTGGCGGCCAGCCCGGCGCCGCCGACGGTGGTGGCGGTGGTTGATTTTGCCGGCGGTGGGCGGATGATCTGCGAAGTGACCGATTGCGATCCCGCCGAAATGCGGATCGGCATGGAACTGGAGATGACGTTCCGCCGCTTGTATGAAGCGGGCGGCATTCACAACTACTTCTGGAAAGCGAAACCGAAACGGGAGGGGGGAGCGCAATGA
- a CDS encoding acetyl-CoA acetyltransferase: MSKKGIADRVAVIGMGCTRFAEHWEKSAEDLLVEAAYEAFADAGVEPADIDACWLGTFTSGLSGLTLSGPLKTQYLPVTRVENMCATGSEAFRNACYAVASGAYDMALAIGVEKLKDSGYSGLAIPEPPNDGTAPAITAPAAFSFLAPAYFAKYGLDPKQGKEVLARIAWKNHRNGSLNPKAQFRSEVPLDSILQSPMVAAPLGIMDCSGVADGAAAAIIVRTEDARRFRSDPMYVKALAIAAGPGDGRLRQDFDFTSIRENVRAAQDAYRQAGITDPRRQIDMAEVHDCFTPTELVIYEDLGFSERGQAWKDVLNGVFDLEGELPVNPDGGLKSFGHPIGASGLRMLYEMYLQFQGRAGKRQLPNPKIGLTHNLGGFPWQCVSFVSIVGKELG, translated from the coding sequence ATGAGCAAAAAAGGGATAGCCGACCGGGTGGCGGTGATCGGCATGGGGTGCACGAGGTTTGCCGAGCACTGGGAGAAAAGCGCCGAGGATTTGCTGGTGGAAGCGGCCTACGAAGCGTTTGCCGATGCCGGCGTGGAACCGGCCGATATCGACGCCTGCTGGTTGGGGACATTCACGTCCGGCCTGTCGGGCTTGACGCTGTCCGGGCCACTGAAAACGCAGTATTTGCCGGTGACGCGGGTGGAAAATATGTGTGCCACTGGCTCGGAGGCGTTTCGCAACGCTTGCTATGCAGTGGCGTCCGGCGCTTATGACATGGCGCTGGCGATCGGCGTCGAGAAGCTGAAGGATTCCGGTTACAGCGGACTGGCGATTCCCGAACCTCCGAATGATGGCACTGCGCCTGCGATTACCGCGCCCGCCGCGTTTTCGTTTTTGGCGCCCGCTTATTTTGCGAAGTACGGATTGGATCCGAAGCAAGGGAAAGAAGTATTGGCCCGGATCGCCTGGAAGAACCATCGCAACGGCTCGCTCAACCCGAAGGCGCAGTTTCGCAGTGAGGTGCCGCTCGATTCGATTTTGCAATCGCCGATGGTGGCCGCACCGCTTGGTATCATGGATTGCTCCGGGGTGGCGGACGGGGCGGCCGCCGCGATCATCGTGCGGACGGAGGATGCCCGCAGGTTCCGGAGCGATCCGATGTATGTAAAGGCGCTGGCGATCGCGGCCGGGCCGGGGGACGGGCGGCTGCGGCAGGATTTTGATTTCACGTCGATCCGGGAGAATGTGCGGGCGGCGCAAGACGCCTACCGGCAGGCGGGGATCACCGACCCGCGAAGGCAGATCGACATGGCGGAGGTGCACGACTGCTTTACGCCGACCGAGTTGGTGATTTACGAAGATCTCGGGTTCAGCGAACGCGGGCAGGCGTGGAAAGACGTGCTGAACGGCGTGTTTGACCTGGAAGGGGAACTGCCGGTCAACCCGGACGGCGGACTGAAATCGTTCGGCCATCCGATCGGCGCCAGCGGCCTGCGAATGCTGTATGAGATGTATCTGCAGTTCCAGGGAAGGGCGGGAAAACGACAGCTTCCCAATCCAAAAATCGGGCTGACCCATAACCTGGGCGGCTTTCCCTGGCAGTGCGTGTCGTTTGTGTCGATCGTCGGGAAAGAGCTGGGATAA
- a CDS encoding acyl-CoA dehydrogenase family protein has protein sequence MSHLYLREEHRMFRNTLRKFLEKEAIPYFDQWEKERMVPRSFWKKLAAQGYLCPAVDEKYGAAGADWAYSVVIIEELERIGTGLTGISLHNEIVVPYITAYGTEEQKRRWLPGCASGDLITAIAMTEPGTGSDLANIRTTAIRDGDHYILNGQKTFITNGIQADLVLVACKTDPQAVPPHKGISLLFVERGTPGFSRGRKLDKIGLYSQDTAELIFEDCRVPVDNLLGQEGKGFLYLMEKLQQERLVVAIGAVVNAEEMLRMTIDYVKTREAFGQPISKFQHTQFKIAEMATEIEVGRAFVDQLIADHIAGKDIVTKVSMAKWWTTEMAKRVAAQCLQLHGGYGYMEEYPIARRYRDTPVAAIYAGSNEIMKLIIAKNLGL, from the coding sequence ATGAGCCACTTGTATCTGCGCGAGGAACACCGGATGTTTCGCAACACGTTGCGCAAGTTCCTGGAAAAAGAGGCGATTCCCTATTTTGATCAATGGGAGAAGGAACGGATGGTGCCCCGCTCCTTCTGGAAGAAGCTGGCTGCGCAGGGGTATCTGTGTCCGGCGGTCGACGAAAAATACGGCGCGGCAGGGGCGGACTGGGCCTATTCGGTGGTGATCATCGAGGAGTTGGAACGGATCGGTACCGGCTTGACAGGGATCAGTTTGCACAATGAGATCGTGGTCCCGTACATCACCGCCTACGGCACGGAAGAGCAGAAGCGGCGCTGGCTGCCGGGGTGCGCAAGCGGGGATCTGATCACGGCGATTGCGATGACCGAGCCGGGGACCGGTTCCGACCTGGCGAACATCCGGACGACCGCCATCCGCGACGGGGATCACTATATATTGAACGGACAAAAAACGTTCATCACCAACGGCATTCAAGCGGATTTGGTGCTGGTCGCCTGCAAGACCGATCCGCAAGCGGTGCCGCCGCATAAAGGGATCAGCCTGCTGTTTGTCGAGCGCGGCACGCCGGGGTTTTCGCGCGGGCGAAAACTGGACAAAATCGGGCTGTACAGCCAGGACACGGCCGAGCTGATTTTTGAGGATTGCCGGGTTCCGGTTGATAACCTGTTGGGGCAGGAAGGCAAAGGGTTCCTGTATCTGATGGAAAAATTGCAGCAGGAGCGGCTGGTCGTGGCGATCGGTGCAGTGGTCAATGCGGAAGAGATGCTGAGGATGACGATCGACTATGTGAAAACGCGGGAAGCATTCGGGCAGCCGATCAGCAAGTTTCAGCATACGCAGTTCAAGATCGCCGAGATGGCGACCGAAATCGAAGTCGGCCGGGCGTTTGTCGACCAGCTGATCGCCGACCATATCGCGGGCAAAGACATTGTCACCAAAGTATCGATGGCGAAATGGTGGACGACCGAGATGGCGAAACGGGTGGCCGCCCAATGCTTGCAGCTGCACGGCGGCTACGGCTACATGGAGGAATATCCGATCGCCCGCCGCTACCGCGATACACCGGTGGCTGCGATCTACGCGGGCAGCAATGAGATCATGAAGCTGATCATCGCGAAAAATCTGGGGTTGTAG